The Streptomyces sp. HUAS CB01 genome has a segment encoding these proteins:
- a CDS encoding ATP-binding protein, with protein sequence MRFTVGAHSARHVRRILRSYLGLWGMPGLADDASLALTELLANVARHVPDRRCALLIERGPEGVRVEVRDESPVLPRLLSASSEDESGRGLALLDAVVHTWGVSQTGAPGKTVWFECRRHVP encoded by the coding sequence ATGCGGTTCACCGTCGGAGCGCACTCCGCCCGCCATGTGCGCCGGATCCTCCGCAGCTACCTCGGCCTGTGGGGCATGCCGGGCCTCGCCGACGACGCCTCTCTCGCTCTCACCGAGCTGCTGGCCAACGTCGCACGCCATGTCCCCGACCGGCGCTGCGCGCTGCTGATCGAGCGCGGCCCGGAGGGCGTGCGCGTGGAGGTGCGCGACGAGTCCCCCGTACTCCCCCGGCTGCTGAGCGCGTCATCGGAGGACGAGTCCGGACGCGGGCTGGCGCTGCTGGACGCGGTGGTGCACACGTGGGGCGTCTCGCAGACGGGCGCGCCGGGGAAGACGGTCTGGTTCGAGTGCCGTCGTCACGTGCCGTGA